The following DNA comes from Rhodanobacter sp. AS-Z3.
GGCCTCGGCATCGGCATCGATCGACTGGTGATGTTGCTGACCGGTTCATCCTCGATCCGCGACGTGCTGCTGTTCCCGTACATGCGACCCGAGGCCTGAGTGAACACACTGGCGCTACAGGATCTGGCTGCGCCCGATGGCATCTGCTACGGCTGCGGCAGTGCCCATCCGCACGGGCTGCACATCAAGAGTCGCTGGGATGCGGATGGCGTGCATGTGGTGTCCACGCATCTGCCCGATGCCGACTTTCACGGCTGGCCGGGGCTGGTCTACGGTGGCCTGATCGCGATGCTGGTGGATTGCCATTCCAACTGGACGGCGATGGCGTACCACTACCGCGCGGAAGGGCGCGAGCCGGACAGCAAGCCGCGCATTGACTGCGTTACCGGCAACCTCGGCGTGAAGTTTCTCAAGCCCACGCCGATGGGCGTGCCGCTGACTTTGAAGGCACGCGTCGACGGTGAGCTGGGCCGCAAGACGCGGGTGCTTTGCGAGGTTTTCGCTGGCGACGTGCTGACGGCGCTGGGCGATTCAATCTTCGTGCGCGTGGATACCGCGCAGCTGGCCGCAGCCGCGCGGAACGGCTGACCGGCGCCGTGCGTTAAACTTCGCGTTTCATCTCAACTCTGGAGCTTGCACCATGTGGTTTGCCATCATCGGAACGGACGTTGCCGACTCGCTGGAAAAGCGCAGGAGCGTTCGCCCGGCGCACATCGCACGGCTGCAGGCATTGCTGGATGAAGGTCGGCTGTTCGTGGCGGGCGCATTCCCGGCGATCGAAGCCGAAGATCCGGGTCCAGCTGGTTTCAGCGGCAGCATGATTCTGGCTGAATTTTCGTCACTGGCTGACGCCCGCAGCTGGGCCGATGCCGATCCCTACATCGCGGCCGGCGTTTACGCCGACGTACAAATCAAGCCGTTCCGCAAGGCGTTGCCGGCGTGAGTGAAGTGATGCTCGAACAGATCCGCCAGCGCCTCACCCAGGCACTGGCGCCGATCGAGCTGGAAGTAGTCGATGAAGGTCACCTGCACGCCGGACATGCCGGCGAGGGCAAGGGTCATTTTCATGTGCATATCGTCAGTCCGGCGTTCGACGGGCTGCTGCCGATCCGCCGGCACCGGCTGGTTTACGCGGCGCTGGATGGTCTGATGGAGCATGGTATCCACGCACTATCAATAGATGCGAAGAATAAGTAATTCAGGAACAAAGTGTTAGGTTATATTTTTCAACTGTTACCTTACGCAGGAACGCATTGCAGCGCCGCCTTGCGTTTGGCACAGTGACTTGTCGCCCGGCAGTACGGGCCTTACCGCTGACCCGTTGAAGACCGCATGCGCCTGAGCACCATCAAACTCGCCGGTTTCAAGTCCTTCGTGGACCCGACCACTCTGCACCTGCCAAGCAACATGATTGGCGTGGTGGGGCCGAACGGCTGCGGCAAATCCAACATCATCGACGCGATCCGCTGGGTGATGGGCGAGAGCGCGGCCAGCCGCCTGCGCGGCGATTCGCTGACCGACGTGATCTTCTCCGGCTCCAACACGCGCAAGCCGGTGGGGCAGGCGACGGTCGAACTGATCTTCGACAACGCTGATGGCTCAGTGCAGGGCGAGTACGGCCAATACGCCGAAATATCGGTGAAGCGCCAGGTCACCCGCGATGGCCAGTCGGCGTATTACCTCAATGGCGCGCGCTGCCGTCGGCGCGACATCACCGATTTGTTCCTCGGCACCGGTCTGGGTCCGCGCAGCTACTCGATCATCGAACAGGGCATGATCAGCCAGATCATCGAGGCGCACCCGGAAGAATTGCGTACACATCTGGAAGAAGCGGCCGGCATTTCCAAGTACAAGGAACGGCGCAAGGAAACCGAAAGCCGCATCAAGGCCACCCGCGAAAACCTCGACCGTGTGCGCGACGTGCGCGACGAGGTCGACAAACAGCTCGAGCATTTGAACCGTCAGGCCCGCGCGGCCGAGCGCTGGAAAGCACTGAAGGAAGAGCAGACACGCAAGGATGCCGAGCTGCGTGCGCTGGAATACCGTGGCCTCAAAAGTCAGCACGATGGCGAAGGCGCAGGCTTGTCCGCCGCCGAGATCGAGATCGAAAAGCAGCTCGCCGGCCAGCGCCAGATCGAAGCGCAAC
Coding sequences within:
- a CDS encoding PaaI family thioesterase, whose translation is MNTLALQDLAAPDGICYGCGSAHPHGLHIKSRWDADGVHVVSTHLPDADFHGWPGLVYGGLIAMLVDCHSNWTAMAYHYRAEGREPDSKPRIDCVTGNLGVKFLKPTPMGVPLTLKARVDGELGRKTRVLCEVFAGDVLTALGDSIFVRVDTAQLAAAARNG
- a CDS encoding YciI family protein yields the protein MWFAIIGTDVADSLEKRRSVRPAHIARLQALLDEGRLFVAGAFPAIEAEDPGPAGFSGSMILAEFSSLADARSWADADPYIAAGVYADVQIKPFRKALPA
- a CDS encoding BolA family protein — encoded protein: MSEVMLEQIRQRLTQALAPIELEVVDEGHLHAGHAGEGKGHFHVHIVSPAFDGLLPIRRHRLVYAALDGLMEHGIHALSIDAKNK